GTCAGGCTGGGAGGAGCCATTCTTTGTCACATCCCTTGCTCTTACAGTATCCAGCAAGTTCTCTGGGTTGGCTTCAGAGTCTCCCAGCAGCCCCCTGGCTTTCAGTTATGTGCTGCAGTACTGAGAATGAGCCCACTGTGCACGCGAGCAAGCATTTTACATGCAACTGTATCCCcaactctcttctttctccctttaaaacattttaaagtacattttaattGTGTATCACTGTGTTCCTGTATGTGCTTGCTTGATGCCACACTGTCTAagtaagtcagaagacaacttttttttttggagacagggtttctctgtgtagtcctggctatcctggaactcactctgtagaccaggctgacctcaaactcacagagatctgcctgcctctgcctccaaagtgctgagtttaaaggcaagtgccaccatcTCACCACCCAGAAGACACCTTCTAagagtctcttctctccttccaccatgttggtcTGGGActccaactcaggttgtcagccttggcgGAAGGCACCTTACTGTTGAGCTGCCTCACtggcccctttccctttcttcctggagacagagtcttgtgtagctgaagatgggcatgaacttctgatcttcctgcctctacctctagagTGCTAGAAATGTGTGGCTATGCTACGATACCTGTTTACCCAGTcttctcttttaaagaaagaatccCTTTCTAGGCAGtcatggcacaggcctttaatccctctggggaggcagaggcaggcagagttctcggagttcgaggccagcctggcctatagagtaagttccaagacagccatggcttcacagagaaacccagttttgaaaaaccacacacacacacacacaaaaaaaaaaaaaaaaaaaaaaaaaaaaaaaaaaaaagaagaagaaaagaaaaaaagaaaaaagaaaagaaagaatctctCCTGAGTAGCTGCTTTGCAGATCTGTGCCACTAGGAAGGTCAGGGCAGGGTAGGGCAGGCCCTTGGTATGGGATTCATTATATATATCCCTTGCTACAAAATCAGATATTGGGACTCAGGACAAGAGACTGGTCTGGGGTGGGCTGTGGGGGCACAGCCAGGGGACACTTGATCTAGCTAGACAGATCAGTTTGACCATCAGGGTACATGCAAGCACCAGCAAAGATCTTGCTTTTGGCTGTGCCTGCACACCTGGTATAGACCCAGGCAGGCCACAATGCCGACACTCAAGGTCCTTTCTTATATGACGAACCCCTGCCCTGGACACACCTGTAAGTGGCTTCAGCAGCACTTTGGATACAGGGTCACCAGCGTACAGCCCATGTTCCAGGACCAGCAGCTCTGTGAGACTTGGCTTAGGGTTCTCACAGCCTAGATGGAAAGGCAACTGTAAGAGTCAACTGGGCCAGCCCTAGAGCTTGAGCCAACTCCAGTCTACACCTGTCTGGCTGCTCCAATTCACGCAGGGTTTGGAGACTTGCCCATGGCCCCCACTACAAACCACGATTACCATGAGTGCCCTCAATGCACATGGTGTGGGTCCGCCCCTCTGTGCTGTTCCTGCCAATGGCATAGTTGATTGTCACTTGGCTTTCCTGGACATGGCCTCGGACCTGTTGAGCAAGGACATCACATATAGCTCACTGGGCCACACTGCCACCTCTGAGAAGGATGTGCCTAAGTTCTAGGTAGGCACATAGGCCTGGCATGGAGCTTGGGTTAGAGAGGCCTGCTGCAGTAGGCTGTGAGCCTTGGGTCAGGGCTTACCAGTGCCAGGTAGGCTTTGGTGACTCGCCGTTCCTTGAAGCACTTATAAGCTCTGCCTGCAGCTGCTTTATTCAGGGCCACACACAGTGCCCCGCTGGTGGAGAAGTCCAACTGGTGGCAGAACCTGGGAAGGGGCAGAACAGTGGCTGGACCTTGTGGTGTTCTGGTTAGCACCTTTGTGGCAGAGTCAAGTGTTCCAGCATCCTTTGGAAGGATGCTGCAGTGGGGCTCTCTGTGTTGGCTGTGTACCTGAACCCATAGCAAGTGTCAGGGTCAGCCAGCTCTGGGAAGTGGTGTTGGAGCTGCTTCTGTAGGGTCAGGGTCTCCCGCCAGGTCTTGCTATCAATGCGCAGGTCCCAGTGCTTGTTCACCACCAGGAAGTCGCTGCTCTGGTACACGATGGACAGATTTTCCATGCTGCTAGGCTCCATGGTGGGGCTGCACGCAGGTGGGAGTGAGCCTGGGATAGGAGGGTGCCTGACCTGGACCTCAAGTACTGTGTACACTTACTGGGGCCAGCACCTGTTGGAACCCTTGATGCCTTCCACAAGGGGCCAGGCCAGGGGTGTCAGCTCCGGAACGGGAGTCTGGCCAAGGCCAGGAGATTCTGACTTGCCATGGACTCAGGGTGAGGGAGCTCTTCCTGACCCGACATGGAATAAACAGCCTGGTTGCCCAGCTCACGCCTACACACTTGAGGCTAGGTTATGGACCTTCTCTGAGTAGGCAAGGAATAGGACAGGGGTTGCTGTGCCCTGACTGGCACGGACCACCCAGGACTGCAGGCGCTCCCTAACTTGCCTCCCACCAGCCTGTGACCACAGGCAGATCCTTTAGGACTTACCCGCAACAGGCTAAGGGACCAGGATGTCACTTCTCAGTCCTGCATCCAACCTTGCTTCCCAATATTCGGAACCAGGCTGGTGCGCAGCTCCGCCTTTTCACCATGCCCATTCCACCTTGCTTATGGATGGTCGTATTGGCCAATGGCATTCCGGGCCTGGAGCTCCGCCCACTGAAGAAAGGTAAGGCCCTTCCCGAATGGTCTGCGCACGCACCTTCTTAGTCCCACCTATTTTCCCGCCTCCCGCACGGACGGATTACTGTACAGTCCAATAGAAAGCATTCTTGGTCTGCCACTTCAACCATTGAACCATTCCTCTCCTCCCGCCCTCTGCGTGTGAAGACCCGCCCTTTCCCGCTGGCCAATGGTGGGCGCCTCTGGGAACGCCGGCTGTTTATTGGCGGTATCGGAGGCTCGCGGGGAGGGGTGGCTCGCGGTATCAGGGGCGCGGGAAGTTCTGAGGGCCATTTAGTTGTGAGAGCTGTGGTCCAGCTCCATGGAAGACTGCGAGGAAGATCTTTATGGTGTGGAGGATGACTTCCAAAACCAGTTCGCGGCCGAGCTCGAAGTGCTGGCTGAGCTGGAAGGTGGGCGCGGGTCCTGAGTCACAACCAGGTCGTGGCTGCATCCTGCTGCAGCATGGAGAGCTGTGTGGATGGGACAGGCAGCGGCTGGGAGTTCTCTTCTTGATGTGTGTGGTTGCTGTCAACCTCTGTCTCAGCAGGAGCACGGGACCTGGCGCCTTCTGGAACCCTCCAGACTCCGGCGAGCCGCCTCCCCCTGACTTTCGAAGAGGCCATCGCTGTTGGGGACACTGTTCCGCGTCCCTGTCCTGCAGGGTCGCCAAGAAATGACAGCCGCAATGCCAGAAAGAATGCTCGTAGAGACCAGCCTGTGCCCCTCCAGTATGTCCGATTGGGGACTGGGCACTTAAGGTCGGGAATTCTGGGGATCAGTTTTCTattctcctcttcctgcctctgtctctgcaggCCCCATGGTCAAACGGCCCAGGCTGGACGTGGTGAAGAGGCTGAACTTCAAGCCAGATATGGAGGAGCTCTTGTGCCCTGATTCCCCTCCTGGGGACATCACCCCTCCACCGAGTCCAGAGGTCTTCCCTGAGATGTTGGATGCCGGGTGTGTTGTTTAAGGGCATGTAATTCTCCCTGGAAAGCTGCCTGTCCCTGGATGAGGCTCTGGAAGTGGGTGTCTGTGGGAAGGCAAGAGGAGTGAGTGTGGGTCCAGGCACCCCACTGAGAGTGACTGGAGATGTTTGTCCCTACTAGGCCCTCAGATGCTAGTGCTCACAAAGACCTCATGCAGGCATTGCCAAGTCTCCGCAATCCTGTTCTGAGACGGCCCCCTGTCTTAGAGGATTACATCAATGTGACATCCACATGTGGAGAGCGGGCCTTTTTGGTGCTTCGGGCTGACCTCACAGGCACTGGGGTGCAGGTGTGTGACACAGCATGGGGGTTTGTCGTAGTATTGGTTCTTGTATGTTGCTTTTATGGGCTCTCAGCAGGTTCTCAGGCCAGTTTCACCTGTCTGAATTGCTAGAAACAGGCATGCCCAGGTAGTCCAGTGTTGGAAACAGCAATGCTACTTTTGGGTTATATGGCTGTAGAGTGCCACCTTGTACCCCATATAttagctttctgtttcttttttccccttcccccaccctgaGGCTGACCTCCCTTGGACCTGGCCCATCTGAGGGCatcatctgtctcctctctgattAGGCAAGGTGTCATCTCTCCCTCTGTCAGCCTTTTTTTTGGCCGAAGGGCACTGTGGGTGCCCCCATGACCTGGGAGGGTTACAGAGATGACAAATCTGTCCTGCCCAGAGCCCTCTTCTGGATGTCAAATGGCGAGGCTGTGGCCGCTGGACCTGTTGGGtgtccccttctcctccctgAAGGCGCAAGTTGACAGCAAGGTAGGTTTAATGGAatgggtaggtgtgtgtgttgaGTCTGGTGCTGGCTGGACTTGTCCTGACCCCAGCCTATCGTGTTTGTATAGAGACGGCAACAACCCCAAGAGCTTTCACTCTACATAGGTGACACACACTTACTACCTCAGGAACCCCTGTTGCTTTGGGCATGTATGGTGGGCATAGTCACTGTGATCCCTCTGTAGTGAATCAGGACTTGCTTCTCTTCAGCCTCGGGTCTGAAGGGGAGGAGGCTGTGCTTGAGGGGACCCCTGCAGAGGAGGCAGCCCCGGGCCAGGACACTACTCAGCACTGCCTCTGGGTGGATGAGTTTGCACCCCAGCACTACACGGAACTGCTCAGTGATGATGTGAGCTCCTGATGTCACTCAAGTGTGACTGGCTTGCCTTAGCAGCAAGAGGAAAGGGCCAGGGTCTTTGTGTTGGTGGGCCACTGGGTGCTAAGGATGATGTCAGGACTCTGAGTGCTAAATGGGGAAACCAAGTCAGCACAAAACTGGTTTATTGCTAGTTAACTGTGACCTGCTGTGGGCTTTGATAGAGGCCTGGATAtcctagcccagtggttctcagcctccctaatgc
The nucleotide sequence above comes from Arvicanthis niloticus isolate mArvNil1 chromosome 6, mArvNil1.pat.X, whole genome shotgun sequence. Encoded proteins:
- the LOC117712046 gene encoding RNA pseudouridylate synthase domain-containing protein 1-like isoform X2, whose amino-acid sequence is MEPSSMENLSIVYQSSDFLVVNKHWDLRIDSKTWRETLTLQKQLQHHFPELADPDTCYGFRFCHQLDFSTSGALCVALNKAAAGRAYKCFKERRVTKAYLALVRGHVQESQVTINYAIGRNSTEGRTHTMCIEGTHGRTHQLRVHCSAFGHPIVGDMTYGQAEDQEDQPFRMMLHAFYLRIPTQAECVEACTPDPFLPALDACWSPTTCVQPLGQLLQALQTDPDPNPMGGGPRPCSLSTPQPRAGWSPPETGAQRASCLQWLSEWTLEPDD
- the LOC117712046 gene encoding RNA pseudouridylate synthase domain-containing protein 1-like isoform X1, which encodes MEPSSMENLSIVYQSSDFLVVNKHWDLRIDSKTWRETLTLQKQLQHHFPELADPDTCYGFRFCHQLDFSTSGALCVALNKAAAGRAYKCFKERRVTKAYLALVRGHVQESQVTINYAIGRNSTEGRTHTMCIEGTHGCENPKPSLTELLVLEHGLYAGDPVSKVLLKPLTGRTHQLRVHCSAFGHPIVGDMTYGQAEDQEDQPFRMMLHAFYLRIPTQAECVEACTPDPFLPALDACWSPTTCVQPLGQLLQALQTDPDPNPMGGGPRPCSLSTPQPRAGWSPPETGAQRASCLQWLSEWTLEPDD